One window of Populus nigra chromosome 5, ddPopNigr1.1, whole genome shotgun sequence genomic DNA carries:
- the LOC133694264 gene encoding GATA transcription factor 16 codes for MDLKGTKSSREDESSGDIEDKKACTDCKTTKTPLWRGGPAGPKSLCNACGIRYRKKRSVMRLEKGPEKKREKTTTSNTTTATDISTITTATTTNTAQVVSGNGLISESLRMSLMVLGEEMMLQRPSVVKKQRCQRKRKLREEEQAAFSLMALSCGSVFA; via the exons ATGGATCTTAAAGGAACG AAATCATCACGTGAAGATGAGAGTAGTGGTGATATTGAGGACAAGAAGGCTTGTACTGATTGCAAGACTACTAAGACCCCATTGTGGAGAGGTGGACCAGCTGGCCCCAAG tcatTGTGTAATGCTTGCGGGATCAGATACAGAAAGAAGAGAAGTGTGATGAGATTAGAAAAAGGTccagagaagaaaagggaaaaaactaCCACCAGCAACACCACTACTGCCACAGACATTTCCACTATCACTACAGCCACAACAACAAACACTGCTCAGGTTGTTAGTGGCAACGGACTGATCAGTGAGTCCTTGAGGATGAGCTTGATGGTTCTGGGTGAAGAAATGATGTTGCAAAGACCATCGGTTGTGAAGAAACAAAGGTGCCAAAGGAAAAGGAAGCTGAGAGAGGAAGAGCAGGCTGCCTTTTCTCTGATGGCTCTGTCTTGTGGTTCAGTCTTTGCATGA